The window CGGGATGGAGGATGAACGAGTGCTGCGATTATGCCCACCGCGCCTATTGCCAGAACCGGCTTGGGCAGGTTCGCGATGGCCCGTGTCGCCGCGCGGGCTCCATCTATAGCGAGTTTTGCCGCAAGCTCCGCCGCGAACACCGCACCGATTCCGGCCACTTTGATCTGATACTCGACTGCACGCTGCCGCGAGTATGACCTCAAAGGCGCGAAAATCTGAATGCGAATGACGCTCGCGCCCATTTTCGCCAAATGCGGGTCTTCCGAAACAATCGGCACCGGCAGGCGCTGTTGAAGGAGCACATACGGCACATCCTTCGGATCAGTGACACCGGCATACGTGGCATCCGGTCCCCCAACGTCGATAAAGGTGATGCGCGGAACGAACCGATTCCACTCCTTACGGGCGCGCGCTGGGTCAATGCCTTGCTCCTCCTGCAACAACGGGAAATGGTTTTCCACTTCAACCGCCAAGAAAGTCGGCGCGTAAGCGTTCACCGTGGCGCACTCCAGCAGCTCTAACAAGGTGGAACGCGCGTCGCTCTTTTTTCTCCGCCCGCACAACCAAATCAGGTCCGCGATCACCACGTTCGCATCGAGGATCACCGTGGCCTGCACTACGGAGGTAGAGTTCCGAAACGGTTCGATACGGGAGAGCAGCCGCGCCAAATCGCCGAGTTGGTCGGAACGGACCCGGCTTGCGAACCGGACCGCAGTTTCCGGTGAAGAGCTGTCGATTGGTGTGGTGATGTTACCTTCTCCGAAATTGGCGAACGTAGTGCGAGCGCACAATAGACCGGAGTGAGAGCCAGGCTTGACATCATAGGCAGATCTGACGGTGTTGCCGCATGCGTTACCCCGGGGGGAAGTTCAGGTGCTACCAGCGGCTCATCAGCCTCATCCCTCCGCATCGCACCTACATCGAATCCCACCTCGGGGGTGGAGCGGTGATGCGCCACAAAAAGCCGGCTGACCATAACGTGGGCATCGACGTCGATCACCGTGTAATCGCCCGTTTCACCGGTTTCCCCAAGGGCTTTACGTTCATCTGCTCCAGAGCCGAGGAATACCTCTCGCAATATCATTTTACCGGCGACGAATTTGTGTATGCTGATCCTCCTTACTGGCCGGCGTCCCGACGCTCCGCCCGAGCCGCCTACCGTCATGACTACACGGAGGAGAACCACGTGCAGCTGCTCACATTGCTTCGCGGTCTTAAGTGTCCGGTGATGATCTCCGGCTACGACAACGAGGTCTACGGCCGAATGCTTCATGGCTGGCGCCATCAGACGTTCTGGGGCACCTCCCATACCGGTCGCCGCGAGGAATCCGTTTGGATGAATTATCCGGCCGGAGAACTGCACGACACCCGGTTCCTGGGTGCCGACTATCGCGAGCGGCAGAGCATCCAACGCAAACGGACTCGGTGGGTGCAGAAATTCCTGCGCGAGCCCGTGCCGGTGCGGCAAGCACTGCTGGCCGATCTCCGCAACGCTCACCGCCGCGCATGAATACCGCAGCACATCAGGATCGCGGTTCTCGTTTCGTCCCTTGGGACATCAAGGTTGCACGTATCAACTTCGGGGCCAACTGCGGTCCCATCGCCTTTGCGACAGCGACGGAGCACGAAGTATGTCGCGTCATGCAATTCTTCACGCACTTTGAGGAGAAGCCGTGGACAACCCTGACCCACATGCGCACCGCCTTTGCGAGGGCGGGTTTCGAGCCCGAAACGCTCCGACAGGCCTGGCCGGAGCGCGGGGTAGCTCTTATCCAATGGCTAGGACCATGGAGCCAGCGTGATTTCTTCTCTCGCTGGAGCCTGTTTCACACGCACTGGATCGCAGTCGACGGCGATTGGGTGTTCGACCACACGGAACTCTGCTGGATGAAGAAAGAGGAATGGGCGAACGAGGTGGCCCCGCTATTCCTTCAAGAGACCCGACATGCCACCGGCTGGGCGGTGAAATACGGTGTCACGTCAAAAAGGTCCATTTGGTCGGAGTCCAACGCCTGCTCCGGTGTATCGACGGGCGACACTTTCAATTTCTCGGGATAGAGCGCGAGATTGGCTTCGAAAATCCGGTCAATAAACCGGCCACCATCGCCTCCTTTGCGCCAGCGGAAAGCGCCACCGGGGTCGCGAACCAGTGAATTGCGGGCTTGGGCTTCCATGAAGGGCCGCGAATCCACCACCGAGAATCGCGAAAACAGCTTCTCCGCATCCAGGTAGTGCTTCGCACCGCCAACCAAGATGGGGTGGAGTAAGCGGCCGAGTTTCTGTTGGAGATCGGCAACCTGAAACAGCGCTTTTCGGCCCTCCTCCAAGGTCGCAAGCCCGGTCTGAAACTCCAGCGTGACGACGTTCGAGTCGGGATGCAGGGAGAGCAACTCGCACCAGAAATCCCAGTTCTGGGGAGTGATCGCATTCAGGTGCAGCGACACCTTGATACCGGCGGCAGACAGCCGCTCCGCCGTCAGCAGAATGCGTTTGAGGTTACGCAGAATCTGAAACCCGGTGACGTCGGTGAAAAACGAAAAATTCGGCGTGGTAATCCCGCAAACGCCGAGACGAGCGAGCTGCGCTGCAAGATCAGCTTTGCGGTGCTGCGCCCAGAAAACTTCCAAGTGCCGATCAATCGCGACACCCGACAGCAGGATCTTGGTATCGGGGTGAAGGCGATACTTGGCGCGTAGTTCTGCCCCGTCTCGAAAGCGGCAGACGTAACGCCCTTTGGCATCCCGCCCGAAGATCCTCCACAGATGCAAGGCGACGATCTCGGTCTTGAGCAGGTCGCGACGCGAATATGGATGCTGCAAAATGGGGATGTAGCGCGGGAGGTCCGCAGATTTCACCGGGTTCAGACCGGCGATGGTGAAGTCCAGCAATCCGCCGACGTCCTCCCATTTCGCCCAGAAGGCGTCCGCATCGACGGGGTTCATACTGTTCGGATTAACCGGGTGCTCGCCGTTCGCGAAGTTGGCGCAACCGATTTCCCTGATGATCTCCAGCGAATGCCCACCGCACCGGGGAAACACAAAGCACGACGCACAGCTGGTCGGTGCGAGGCCGGGGACCGGTGGCGGAAGCAGCGGAACTGGAGATGGTGATTTCACTACATCAATTCCACCATGAACGTGCCCATGAAGGAGGCGTCATCGATGACACGGGCCTTCAGCGCGCGCCCCTCGCTCTTGGTGATGTGGGTCTTCTCGCGGAGGACCGCGCTGCCGGCCGCGACGACGATGCCGATGGATCGGGCGCCAAGGAACACCTCGATGCATTCGCGCTTCATATCGATGAGCCGCACCTTGGTGCCGGCCCGCAACTCCACGTCCTTGGCCGTGAGTTCGCATTCGAAGGCCTGGCCTCCTTCGATCTGCTTCGTGCCAAGCACCGACTCGGCTTCGAGTTCTTCGGTCCTGGCCTGGTCCATTTGTTCAGAATAACCTTTTGCGCGGCGGCTTTTTTCTCCGACTCCCATGGTGATAGTTAGTTTAGGTTGTAAGCGGGACGGTAAATCCACTGGCGTCCGGCACGTTGGCGGTGTGCGAGACGAAGTTCAAAAAGTCGCACGAGGCGATTGTTCCAGGTCGACTGGCCCGAAGCCATAGAAGCGTGGCGTTCATGCAGCTCAGCGGCGGTCGCCGGGCCGCGCTCGGTCAGCTCGCGGTAGGTTTCAGCAGCCGACGATTCCAGCCGCCCAAGAAGCGCTGTGGGCTCAAAGCGACCATCGCGCAAAGCGACCTCCTGAATAGCGCGGTCGACCCCGGAAAGAAACGACTCGAGTTCAAAGCGCAGGTCCGGAGACCCGATATTGGTGATGAAGGGGTAGATCTCAGGCTGCCCGAGGGCAGCCGGCTCGAATACAGCAATGACCTGCTTCAGGTAGCTCGCGGTGATCGACTCGACACCCTCAACGTCGAGGACCAGCTGAACGGTCGATTGACCCGCCTCCAGCGCTCGCTCACGGAGCATGGTTGCGTGGCTGGCGCCGATTTCAGCACCGGCGAGAATGGAACTCGCGGGAGGGAGCTGGACTAAGGGAATCTGAATCACGACTCCCTTTTATTTTCATTCCTGAGAATGAATCAAGCTATTTTAGCTAACCTCTTCCTCTACCGGCTCGCCAGCCCTTCGAAAGAGGTAGGTCACCTGTGCCCCTGGCACGGGATGAGATTCAACCTCTCGCCGCTTCCAGTGAGTATGCTCGTTCTTCAGAACAAATGCGGATGGACCTGAACGAAGAACCAGCAATCCGTTCAAATCTAAAAGGCTATTGAACAGTTGTTTAAACCCTCCGCCTGATGGCTGATCTGCCCGCGAGGTCGCCTGTTTCGACACGACGGCATCGAGTGCCGCATTCTCGCTCGAAAGGTGCTTCCAAATGTCCCGTTGCTGAAGACTCGCTCGAAATCCACGCCCGCTATCCACAACCGAAAAAGTCAGTCCAGACGGCGTGACGTGGTAGCCAACCAGAGCAGCGCAAGGCACCACCCCATCTCGATAACCATGGACCACATTGTCTGCCATCTCCCGCATGACGCTCGCCAAGGCAAGGATCGCGCGGCTCTGCTTCCCGCCGGACGCGGTGCGCCGGAAGCGGTCACAGAAGAAAATCCACTGGTTGGATTTCAGATCATCCCGTGAGCGCACGTTAAATACATCCAAGGGAGTCGTCTTAAAGTCATCGGTTGCCAGTGTCAGATGCCCGTTACCCATCAGACTACCAATGGCAGTGATCATCGGGTGCCCCACCGATTCAACGACAGCGGTGGCCTCAGCGTCCTCGCGACTGGTCGCGAGGTGATGGTTCATCCCCAGATAGAGAAGTGATCCCAATGAAACCGCGTGCCCTCCGGCACCGTTGGAAGGCAGTCGCCGACGCTGTCCGATAGCTCGCTGCAGATCGGGAATAGTTGCTGTAGTGATGAACATCAGGCCGGCCCGCTAACAAGCTACCTATCGCTTCCAATGACTGGAAAGCATATTCAGCCAACCGTTGAGGTTACATCCCTCGCATTCCGAGACCTAGCATAAATAGAGTAGCCACACCCCGACTGCCCGGAACAGCCGCTCTCCGTTCTGCCCGTCAAGCTGGACCGCAGCGCAGCGAGGAGGAGCTTGACGGGCATAGACACAATCGCGGCCCCGGGCAGTCCTCCTTTGTCACGGCATCCATCTTTCTGCAACGCAGGTGGTGTCCATGGATCAAGAACTAGCGTCTACCGAAAACACGGTAGACGAATGTCGTTGGACCGACATGGGCGTCCGCTCACTTTTCACCTCAGCAAGTGCCCGGGCGTGTAGCGGAAGACCGAGAGCAATCCAGGGCGGTAAGCCCGCGGGAGCAAGGGGTTCGAG is drawn from Opitutia bacterium and contains these coding sequences:
- a CDS encoding DNA adenine methylase; the protein is MRYPGGKFRCYQRLISLIPPHRTYIESHLGGGAVMRHKKPADHNVGIDVDHRVIARFTGFPKGFTFICSRAEEYLSQYHFTGDEFVYADPPYWPASRRSARAAYRHDYTEENHVQLLTLLRGLKCPVMISGYDNEVYGRMLHGWRHQTFWGTSHTGRREESVWMNYPAGELHDTRFLGADYRERQSIQRKRTRWVQKFLREPVPVRQALLADLRNAHRRA
- a CDS encoding DUF4417 domain-containing protein, with the protein product MNPVDADAFWAKWEDVGGLLDFTIAGLNPVKSADLPRYIPILQHPYSRRDLLKTEIVALHLWRIFGRDAKGRYVCRFRDGAELRAKYRLHPDTKILLSGVAIDRHLEVFWAQHRKADLAAQLARLGVCGITTPNFSFFTDVTGFQILRNLKRILLTAERLSAAGIKVSLHLNAITPQNWDFWCELLSLHPDSNVVTLEFQTGLATLEEGRKALFQVADLQQKLGRLLHPILVGGAKHYLDAEKLFSRFSVVDSRPFMEAQARNSLVRDPGGAFRWRKGGDGGRFIDRIFEANLALYPEKLKVSPVDTPEQALDSDQMDLFDVTPYFTAQPVACRVS